The Gossypium hirsutum isolate 1008001.06 chromosome A13, Gossypium_hirsutum_v2.1, whole genome shotgun sequence nucleotide sequence GCTGCAGCAgtcaaatgaatttgtttaagaACCTGTGGAATAAGAAGATGGTTCTGGTTCCAACAAGGGTGGTTAAGTCTAAGCTGCATAAACTTGTTTCTGGTAATAATGGTAGCTTAGAACTTTCTTGTTGCAATAATGGCAATGAAGATGGGTTTCAGAGTACAGATTCTTCATCAAGAACTTGTAATGTGGAACCAGAAAAGGTACCTAAACAATCTATGTTCTTTTAGCTGTTTTTTGTCGGATAATTACAGCAATAAAACACGTGTTGTATTGAAACATTGGTTGCAGTGGGAAAGGAAATGCATTGAAGATAAGCAACTTGACCTTATGTCAATGTTAAATAAATTGTCATCCGATAAaggttagtttttcttttttcattttcagtAACCCACGCAATTCTACCAACTTTAGCatatagtaattttttaaaattttaattttaaggactaaaatttaaatttgatcaaagtataactattaataaaaaaatttgattttttatttaggtTAATTATATCATACATCTCCAAATTATGGTCTATATTCTAAATTGATCCCTAAACTTCAAAAGTTTTCTACTTTGATTTTTCAATATATTAGTATTGTATCGATTAGGCTCTTCCAtcaataactcgaactatttaaaaTCTAGTTCATAGTTTAAGGACTTCTGGTTAAATTAACCCTTTTGTCCCCTCCTCTTCAATATATTAACCCTTTGTTTCTCGCATGAAGTGCATCACATCATAACAAGACAAGAAAGGCCAACGTGTAAGAACTCCATTGATCTGACCGAAAATGTCAAAGCCAATAACTTTGTGTTGGCAAATTTTCCATGGAAGTTGCTTGGAAGATCACTAATGGAGAGATACACACTCATTGGCTTCAAAGAAGCAAAGGGTTCGATGATAACCGGACCTTGCACCCTTCAATGGCGAAGCAACCAGCAGTTTGGGCATCAAAGGGAGCCTCTAATGAACCTATCGGCAATAAAATCCATGAAAAATAATGATGGAACCAGTGTCAG carries:
- the LOC121212237 gene encoding uncharacterized protein; this encodes MCSQNLQTPLMASSPVTSKQLKEHLKDKQEPFTLSIYLSERGYLVKCSSSNGRNGCCSSQMNLFKNLWNKKMVLVPTRVVKSKLHKLVSGNNGSLELSCCNNGNEDGFQSTDSSSRTCNVEPEKWERKCIEDKQLDLMSMLNKLSSDKVHHIITRQERPTCKNSIDLTENVKANNFVLANFPWKLLGRSLMERYTLIGFKEAKGSMITGPCTLQWRSNQQFGHQREPLMNLSAIKSMKNNDGTSVRTKHSYVHWFIGLKNLGNLMHACRKSIGFFYTFEEWDYCKLQRKIGFDIGDTIMDEIIEEAIDLLLQ